The following are encoded together in the Halomonas halophila genome:
- a CDS encoding aminotransferase-like domain-containing protein: MRMMIDPRDPRPRVEQLTDGLRGWIERHAAPGDRLPSIRRLAASQGVGRNMVIEAYERLVALGRIVSRPGAGFYVAEGACRTTEHQARAGMADVSDEMWQQFQPEGEHLRLGCGWLPTAWRDEEAFGYALRRVTRQSMTGLFEYGTPLGSPELRALVQERLWGLGIAVDANQLLTTAGGSQALDAIVRGLLRPGDTVLVESPGYYNLLGLLHLHRVNVVGVPRTEHGPDPERLEALIERHAPRLFFCHSALHNPTGTTLSEAVARRVLALAERHDLWIVEDDIYADFQAAPTPRLAALDGLRRVLYVGSFSKTLSCSLRVGFIATPPALVRTLVDVKMLSTIATSPFAEQVVATLLRNGGYRRLVERLRPRLARRMDTALKLAHEGGWVPFATPRGGMFLWARHPAFASSRARAFLADPR; this comes from the coding sequence ATGCGGATGATGATCGATCCGCGAGATCCGCGGCCGCGGGTGGAGCAGCTGACGGACGGCCTGCGAGGCTGGATCGAGCGGCACGCCGCCCCCGGCGATCGGTTGCCGTCGATCCGCCGCCTTGCGGCGTCCCAGGGCGTCGGCCGCAACATGGTCATCGAGGCCTACGAGCGCCTCGTCGCGCTGGGTCGGATCGTCTCGCGTCCCGGTGCCGGGTTCTACGTGGCCGAGGGCGCCTGCAGAACGACGGAGCACCAGGCCCGGGCCGGCATGGCCGACGTGTCCGACGAGATGTGGCAGCAGTTCCAGCCCGAGGGCGAACATCTACGCCTGGGCTGCGGCTGGCTGCCCACCGCCTGGCGCGACGAGGAGGCCTTCGGCTACGCCCTGCGCCGGGTGACGCGTCAGTCGATGACGGGGTTGTTCGAGTACGGCACGCCGCTGGGCTCGCCCGAGCTGCGCGCCCTGGTGCAGGAGCGGCTGTGGGGGCTGGGCATTGCGGTCGACGCCAACCAGCTGCTGACCACCGCGGGCGGCAGCCAGGCCCTAGACGCCATCGTGCGCGGGCTGCTGCGTCCGGGCGATACCGTGCTGGTCGAATCCCCGGGCTACTACAACCTGCTCGGGCTGCTGCATCTGCATCGGGTCAACGTCGTCGGCGTGCCCCGGACCGAGCATGGCCCCGATCCCGAGCGCCTCGAGGCACTGATCGAGCGCCATGCCCCGCGTCTGTTCTTCTGCCATAGCGCCTTGCACAACCCCACCGGCACGACCCTGTCCGAGGCGGTCGCCCGGCGGGTGCTGGCGCTGGCCGAGCGCCATGACCTGTGGATCGTCGAGGACGACATCTACGCCGACTTCCAGGCGGCGCCCACGCCGCGACTGGCCGCGCTGGATGGCCTGCGGCGGGTGCTCTACGTGGGGAGTTTTTCCAAGACACTGTCCTGCTCGCTGCGGGTCGGCTTCATCGCCACGCCGCCGGCGCTGGTCAGAACGCTGGTCGACGTCAAGATGCTCAGCACCATCGCCACCTCGCCGTTTGCCGAACAGGTGGTGGCGACCCTGCTGCGCAACGGCGGTTATCGCCGGTTGGTGGAGCGGCTGCGGCCGCGCCTCGCGCGGCGCATGGACACTGCCCTGAAGCTGGCCCACGAGGGCGGTTGGGTGCCGTTCGCGACGCCCCGGGGCGGCATGTTCCTGTGGGCGCGCCACCCGGCGTTCGCCTCGTCCCGGGCGCGGGCCTTCCTCGCCGACCCGCGATGA
- the lolA gene encoding outer membrane lipoprotein chaperone LolA: protein MTMKRSLAALALVALTPLTAVANEGAERLAHMLEPLDTYVADFDQQILDGSGQRLQEASGRMWLSRPGRFRWEVNAPYEQVVVSDGDEVTLYDPDLQQATVQPLDDRVTHTPALLLSGSADQLTESYEVSSSQQGTAETFALVPKSPDTLFEELKLTFYGERLGFLQMTDSTGQRTAIEFDDVEQNVSVEDSRFDVTLPEGTDVIRESR from the coding sequence ATGACCATGAAACGATCCCTCGCCGCGCTGGCCCTGGTGGCCCTGACCCCGCTGACCGCCGTGGCCAACGAAGGCGCCGAGCGGCTGGCGCACATGCTCGAGCCGTTGGACACCTACGTCGCCGACTTCGACCAGCAGATCCTCGACGGCTCCGGCCAGCGGTTGCAGGAGGCCAGCGGCCGCATGTGGCTGTCGCGCCCGGGCCGCTTCCGCTGGGAAGTGAACGCCCCCTATGAGCAGGTCGTGGTCTCCGACGGCGACGAGGTCACGCTCTACGATCCCGACCTCCAGCAGGCCACCGTCCAGCCGCTGGACGACCGCGTGACCCACACGCCGGCCCTGCTGCTGTCCGGCAGCGCCGACCAGCTGACCGAGAGCTACGAGGTCTCCAGCAGCCAGCAGGGCACCGCCGAGACCTTCGCGCTGGTGCCGAAGAGCCCCGACACCCTGTTCGAGGAGCTCAAGCTGACCTTCTACGGCGAACGGCTCGGCTTCCTGCAGATGACCGACAGCACCGGCCAGCGCACTGCCATCGAGTTCGACGACGTCGAGCAGAACGTGTCGGTGGAAGACTCGCGTTTCGACGTGACGCTGCCGGAAGGCACCGACGTGATCCGCGAGTCGCGCTAG
- a CDS encoding MFS transporter, whose translation MSTLPGLRLAAALCLITTAVNLQAPYYDALAAHDGFGATATGVAFACYVLGILPVLLLGGGLPERFGRRALIAVALGLCLAATLLTLIAPGVITLGLARLLMGIASALTAASAPGYMRALMPAGDGRRATAWVTASTSLGFGLGAALTSLSLLREPSLTPPSLWGYLLAASLALAGLWRLRDDSPVTSGAVRIRLPAYPPGAATFGAAILLAWATVGLVIALLPGVLERHALSAWSGFATLGICSGGVLFQPLARRLAPATSVRLGLAILPLTYALIAWGALEGQLLAVLLGTLGASSACYGFLYLGGLSGVLETAGDRPDRASAGFFLLAYLGFSVPVVVTGGLMERLGQAGALTAFGVTLFGACLLVATRLWRQQQRAGLATRDPA comes from the coding sequence ATGTCGACGCTTCCGGGACTGCGCCTGGCCGCCGCCCTCTGCCTGATCACTACCGCCGTCAATCTCCAGGCGCCCTACTATGATGCCCTGGCCGCCCACGACGGCTTCGGCGCGACCGCCACCGGCGTCGCCTTCGCCTGCTACGTGCTCGGCATCCTGCCGGTGCTGCTGCTCGGCGGCGGCCTGCCGGAGCGGTTCGGGCGACGTGCCCTGATCGCCGTTGCCCTGGGCCTGTGTCTCGCCGCCACCCTGCTGACGCTGATCGCCCCCGGCGTGATCACACTGGGCCTCGCCCGACTGCTGATGGGCATTGCCAGCGCGCTGACCGCCGCCTCGGCCCCCGGCTACATGCGCGCGCTGATGCCCGCCGGCGATGGTCGCCGCGCCACGGCCTGGGTCACGGCCAGCACCTCACTCGGCTTCGGCCTGGGCGCCGCCCTGACCAGCCTGAGCCTGCTTCGCGAGCCCAGCCTGACGCCGCCGAGCCTGTGGGGCTATCTGCTCGCGGCCTCGCTGGCCCTGGCCGGCCTGTGGCGACTGCGCGACGACAGCCCCGTCACCTCCGGCGCCGTTCGGATCCGCCTGCCGGCCTATCCGCCCGGTGCCGCCACCTTCGGCGCGGCGATCCTGCTGGCCTGGGCCACGGTCGGGCTGGTGATCGCGCTGCTGCCCGGCGTGCTGGAGCGCCACGCACTCTCGGCCTGGTCCGGCTTCGCGACCCTCGGCATCTGCAGCGGCGGCGTGCTCTTCCAGCCCCTGGCCCGCCGCCTGGCGCCGGCGACCTCGGTGCGCCTGGGCCTGGCCATCCTGCCGCTGACCTACGCCCTGATCGCCTGGGGCGCCCTCGAGGGCCAGCTGCTCGCCGTGCTGCTGGGCACGCTGGGCGCCAGCAGCGCCTGCTACGGATTCCTCTATCTGGGCGGCCTGAGCGGCGTGCTCGAAACTGCCGGGGATCGCCCCGACCGCGCCAGCGCCGGCTTCTTCCTGCTGGCCTATCTCGGCTTCAGCGTGCCGGTCGTCGTCACCGGCGGCCTGATGGAGCGACTCGGACAGGCCGGCGCCCTGACGGCCTTCGGCGTGACGCTGTTCGGCGCCTGCCTGCTGGTGGCCACCCGGCTGTGGCGCCAGCAGCAACGCGCCGGACTGGCGACCCGAGACCCCGCCTGA
- the aat gene encoding leucyl/phenylalanyl-tRNA--protein transferase has translation MLPWLPEHPVRFPSVESALDDPGGLLAAGGELSPAWLLSAYRHGIFPWYSEGQPILWWSPDPRMVLFPEEVRVRRSLAKRLRNGGFTVTGDTAFEAVIAACAAPRDDEPGTWITPEMVTAYRRLHALGAARSVEVWQDETLVGGLYGIALGPVFFGESMFSRAPDASKVALACLARTMAAEGGRLIDCQMHTAHLASLGARDIARRTFIGYLDEWLDAMPEPQGDGTLVFPPPAWSFERLDAARQMPPGATGGGHLEQ, from the coding sequence ATGCTGCCCTGGCTCCCCGAGCACCCCGTTCGCTTCCCATCGGTCGAGTCCGCCCTCGACGATCCCGGCGGTCTGCTGGCCGCCGGCGGTGAACTGAGCCCGGCCTGGCTGCTCAGCGCCTATCGCCACGGCATCTTCCCCTGGTACAGCGAGGGCCAGCCCATCCTGTGGTGGAGCCCGGACCCGCGCATGGTGCTGTTTCCCGAAGAGGTCCGGGTCCGGCGCAGCCTGGCCAAGCGGCTGCGCAACGGCGGTTTCACGGTCACCGGCGATACCGCCTTCGAGGCCGTCATCGCCGCCTGTGCCGCACCCCGAGACGACGAGCCCGGCACCTGGATCACTCCGGAGATGGTCACCGCCTACCGCCGCCTGCACGCCTTGGGCGCGGCCCGCTCGGTGGAGGTGTGGCAGGACGAGACGCTGGTGGGCGGCCTCTACGGCATTGCACTGGGGCCGGTATTCTTCGGCGAATCGATGTTCTCGCGGGCGCCCGACGCCTCCAAGGTGGCGCTGGCGTGCCTCGCCCGCACCATGGCCGCCGAAGGCGGCCGCCTGATCGACTGTCAGATGCATACCGCGCACCTGGCGAGCCTGGGCGCCCGGGACATCGCCCGGCGGACGTTCATCGGCTATCTTGATGAGTGGCTGGACGCGATGCCGGAGCCGCAGGGCGACGGGACCCTCGTCTTTCCACCGCCGGCATGGTCGTTCGAACGCCTCGACGCCGCGAGACAGATGCCCCCGGGAGCCACAGGAGGCGGTCACCTTGAGCAGTAA
- the infA gene encoding translation initiation factor IF-1, with protein MAREDHIEMEGVVVDTLPNTMFRVELENGHVVTAHISGKMRKNYIRILTGDKVKVELTPYDLSKGRIVYRSR; from the coding sequence ATGGCACGCGAAGACCATATCGAAATGGAAGGCGTCGTCGTCGACACGCTGCCCAACACCATGTTCCGGGTCGAACTCGAGAACGGCCACGTGGTGACCGCCCACATCTCGGGCAAGATGCGCAAGAACTACATCCGCATCCTCACCGGCGACAAGGTCAAGGTCGAGCTGACTCCCTACGACCTGTCCAAGGGCCGCATCGTCTACCGCTCTCGCTAG
- the clpA gene encoding ATP-dependent Clp protease ATP-binding subunit ClpA, whose translation MLSKELELTLNTAFTVARSKRHEFMTVEHLLLALLDNASAADVLRACGANLDKLRSDLQDFINSTTPLIPEDQADRETQPTLGFQRVLQRAVFHVQSSGKSEVTGANVLVAIFSEQESQAVYFLKQQNVARVDAVNYIAHGISKVAGHGQGQSSPSPEAEDAEEAGSEQGGNPLTGYATNLNEQARMGKIDPLIGRDHELERVVQILARRRKNNPLLVGEAGVGKTAIAEGLAKRIVEEDVPEVIGDAVVYSLDMGALLAGTKYRGDFEKRLKALLAELRKQPNAILFIDEIHTVIGAGAASGGVMDASNLLKPLLSSGELRCIGSTTFQEFRGIFEKDRALARRFQKVDVMAPSVEDTIRILKGLRSRFEEHHHLKYTDAALESASRLADRYINDRHLPDKAIDVIDEAGAHQRLLPPEVRVDTIDTDQVEAVVASIARIPPKSVSSSDRKLLANIDRDLKMLVFGQDEAIDGLSAAIKLSRAGLKAPDKPVGSFLFAGPTGVGKTEVARQLAHIMGIDLVRFDMSEYMERHTVSRLIGAPPGYVGYDQGGLLTEAITKQPHCVLLLDEIEKAHPEVFNLLLQVMDHGRLTDNNGREADFRHVILIMTSNAGVEQATRRSIGFQTQDHSTDAMEVIRKTFSPEFRNRLDGIIQFHALPTEVVRNVVDKFLIELQAQLDEKRVQLDVDEEARDWLAEKGYDPDMGARPMARLIQEKLKKPLAELILFGELAEHGGVVHVSVEDGELHLASESELADAP comes from the coding sequence ATGCTGAGCAAAGAACTTGAACTGACCCTGAACACGGCCTTTACCGTGGCGCGCTCCAAGCGTCACGAGTTCATGACCGTGGAGCACCTGCTGCTGGCGCTGCTCGACAACGCCTCGGCGGCGGACGTGCTGCGAGCCTGCGGGGCCAACCTCGACAAGCTGCGGTCCGACCTGCAGGATTTCATCAATTCCACCACGCCGCTGATTCCCGAGGATCAGGCCGATCGCGAGACGCAGCCGACGCTGGGCTTCCAGCGCGTCCTGCAGCGCGCGGTCTTCCACGTGCAGTCTTCCGGCAAGAGCGAGGTGACCGGCGCCAACGTGCTGGTGGCGATCTTCTCCGAGCAGGAGAGTCAGGCCGTCTACTTCCTCAAGCAGCAGAACGTGGCCCGGGTGGACGCCGTCAACTACATCGCCCATGGCATCTCCAAGGTCGCCGGTCATGGCCAGGGGCAGAGTTCGCCGTCGCCCGAGGCCGAGGACGCCGAGGAGGCCGGCAGCGAGCAGGGCGGCAATCCGCTGACGGGCTATGCCACCAATCTCAACGAGCAGGCCCGCATGGGCAAGATCGACCCGCTGATCGGGCGCGATCACGAGCTCGAGCGGGTGGTGCAGATCCTCGCCCGGCGGCGCAAGAACAACCCGCTGCTGGTCGGCGAGGCCGGCGTGGGCAAGACCGCCATCGCCGAGGGGCTGGCCAAGCGCATCGTCGAGGAGGACGTGCCCGAGGTGATCGGCGACGCCGTCGTCTACTCCCTCGACATGGGCGCGCTGCTGGCGGGCACCAAGTACCGCGGCGACTTCGAGAAGCGTCTCAAGGCGCTGCTGGCCGAGCTGCGCAAGCAGCCCAACGCCATCCTCTTCATCGACGAGATTCACACCGTGATCGGCGCCGGGGCGGCCTCCGGTGGCGTGATGGACGCCTCCAACCTGCTCAAGCCGCTGCTGTCCTCCGGCGAGCTGCGCTGCATCGGCTCCACCACCTTCCAGGAGTTCCGCGGCATCTTCGAGAAGGACCGTGCGCTGGCCCGTCGCTTCCAGAAGGTCGACGTCATGGCGCCCTCGGTGGAGGACACCATCCGCATCCTCAAGGGGCTGCGCTCGCGCTTCGAGGAGCATCACCACCTCAAGTACACCGACGCCGCACTGGAAAGCGCCTCGCGGCTGGCGGATCGCTACATCAACGACCGTCACCTGCCCGACAAGGCGATCGACGTGATCGACGAGGCCGGTGCCCACCAGCGGCTGCTGCCGCCCGAGGTGCGCGTCGACACCATCGACACCGATCAGGTCGAGGCTGTTGTGGCCTCCATCGCGCGGATTCCGCCGAAGAGCGTCTCCAGCTCCGATCGCAAGCTGCTGGCCAATATCGACCGCGACCTCAAGATGCTGGTGTTCGGCCAGGACGAGGCGATCGACGGCCTGTCGGCGGCCATCAAGCTGTCGCGGGCCGGCCTCAAGGCGCCGGACAAGCCGGTGGGCAGCTTCCTGTTCGCCGGTCCTACCGGGGTCGGCAAGACCGAGGTGGCTCGCCAGCTGGCCCACATCATGGGCATCGACCTGGTGCGCTTCGACATGTCCGAGTACATGGAGCGCCACACCGTGTCGCGGCTGATCGGCGCCCCCCCGGGCTACGTCGGCTATGACCAGGGAGGCCTGCTGACCGAGGCGATCACCAAGCAGCCGCACTGCGTGCTGTTGCTCGACGAGATCGAGAAGGCGCACCCCGAGGTCTTCAACCTGCTGCTGCAGGTGATGGACCACGGCCGGCTGACCGACAACAACGGCCGCGAGGCGGACTTCCGTCACGTGATCCTGATCATGACCTCCAACGCCGGGGTCGAGCAGGCCACGCGGCGTTCGATCGGCTTCCAGACCCAGGACCACTCCACCGACGCCATGGAGGTCATCCGCAAGACCTTCTCGCCGGAGTTCCGCAACCGCCTGGACGGCATCATCCAGTTCCACGCCCTGCCCACCGAGGTGGTGCGCAACGTGGTCGACAAGTTCCTGATCGAACTCCAGGCGCAGCTCGACGAGAAGCGCGTGCAGCTCGATGTGGACGAGGAAGCCCGGGACTGGCTGGCCGAGAAGGGTTACGACCCCGATATGGGGGCAAGGCCGATGGCGCGCCTGATCCAGGAGAAGCTCAAGAAGCCGCTGGCAGAGCTGATCCTGTTCGGCGAGCTGGCCGAGCACGGTGGCGTGGTGCACGTCAGCGTCGAGGACGGCGAGCTGCACCTGGCATCGGAGTCGGAACTGGCCGACGCGCCCTGA
- a CDS encoding arginyltransferase, with the protein MSSNTPRQPIRDLRFFLTVPHACSYLEGREATTLFLDPQESPGSGVYDSLAPLGFRRSGRHLYRPHCEGCNACISVRIPVKGFTPNRTQRKLYRRNADLEARVRPALFDAEHYGLYAHYIRTRHADGDMYPPSHEQYRTFLTLNQDYARMLELRLDGRLLAVSAFDQLSHGLSAIYTFFDPAEEFDRRSLGTYAVLALVERARELGLPHVYLGYWIEECRKMAYKQAFSPLERLEGRHWRRLIPT; encoded by the coding sequence TTGAGCAGTAACACTCCCCGCCAGCCGATTCGCGATCTGCGGTTCTTCCTGACCGTGCCGCACGCCTGCAGTTATCTGGAGGGGCGTGAGGCCACCACCCTGTTCCTGGATCCCCAGGAGTCACCGGGCAGCGGCGTCTACGACTCCCTCGCGCCACTCGGCTTCCGGCGCAGCGGACGACACCTCTATCGCCCCCACTGCGAGGGCTGCAACGCCTGCATCTCGGTGCGCATTCCGGTCAAGGGCTTCACCCCCAACCGCACCCAGCGCAAGCTCTACCGCCGCAACGCCGATCTCGAGGCCAGGGTTCGCCCGGCGCTGTTCGATGCCGAGCACTACGGGCTCTACGCCCACTACATCCGCACCCGGCACGCCGATGGCGACATGTACCCCCCCAGCCATGAGCAGTACCGCACCTTCCTGACCCTGAATCAGGACTATGCGCGGATGCTGGAGCTGCGCCTCGACGGCCGGCTGCTGGCCGTTTCGGCCTTCGATCAGCTCTCGCATGGCCTGTCGGCCATCTATACCTTCTTCGACCCGGCCGAGGAATTCGACCGCCGCTCGCTGGGCACCTACGCGGTGCTGGCACTGGTGGAACGCGCCCGCGAGCTGGGTCTGCCCCACGTCTACCTGGGCTACTGGATCGAGGAATGCCGCAAGATGGCCTACAAGCAGGCCTTCTCCCCCCTGGAGCGGCTCGAGGGACGCCACTGGCGGCGCCTGATCCCGACCTGA
- a CDS encoding DNA translocase FtsK: MREGVVILLLAGCVFLLLALYSFRPDDPGWSRSGPETEVANWMGRIGAWLADVLYSLFGGSALWWPGMLGFAAWWLIRAGQVRLEWDATALAVRSGGLMLLLLGSTTLGALHFYDPESLLPYGAGGILGEGLVGALLPLVGAGGTALLALVAILCGVPLFSGWSWLTIMDELGRRATSLWSGISERFAFGRDDAGDGDAEPAQDGTQDSKSADDSARAERDDAASPERAPWWRRWLPARREPVPALAAESGRREPGFGDDGDTEIPWEVPERTPSAKRPEAAYTAQEPRLSLSPERGEPREAGEPVAAMPLRATEPAEPEAPAASAENARPAEPTPSRAVEPEPKAEEPTPRRESPDAACSPAAPSPQAFAPREDAAVEPREPRHESFVSREREESEENEEKSEEPAPKSWEPALSPSPGPAPEAEPTRESSPSTAEQPSSGTPVEDTPAEAVAPPWSHDEVDHSAQAERELAPNQPVEPQAPEASYEPAAPRETQPESVATPSPERPEPRRVPEVIPDPVLPDDDDEVPLPSSSASAAPVSRAAEPPRQEAPAAQVATAEQARQATDEPDGPTLWTVEHLQNQGAEVEAFAEPEGELPSLRLLTPPQDHEPNYTDEQLAEMAELLEVRLREYGVKAEVVDTWPGPVITRFEIKPAAGVKVSKISNLAKDLARSLMVKSVRVVEVIPGRPTVGIEIPNPNRAMIRLREVIDSDRYQHEASALTMALGQDIGGGAVVANLGKMPHLLVAGTTGSGKSVGVNAMLISMLLKAKPEEVRMIMVDPKMLELSVYDGIPHLLAPVVTDMKEAANALRWCVAEMERRYKLMAAMGVRNIAGFNAKLDEAERAGAQVADPLWEPQPWEMHQAPPVLEKLPYIVVVIDEFADMFMIVGKKVEELIARLAQKARAAGIHLILATQRPSVDVVTGLIKANIPTRMAFQVSSRVDSRTILDQGGAENLLGHGDMLYLPAGSGMPTRVHGAFVDDDEVHRVVEDWKRRGEPEYIDEILSGGVSADALAGLEAEGGGGGDDDAEQDALYDEAVAFVTESRRASISAVQRRFKIGYNRAARLVEAMETAGVVSTMGTNGAREVLAPPPAGD, encoded by the coding sequence ATGCGCGAAGGCGTGGTGATCCTGCTGCTGGCGGGCTGCGTGTTCCTGCTGCTGGCGCTATACAGCTTTCGGCCCGACGATCCCGGCTGGTCACGCAGTGGCCCCGAGACCGAGGTCGCCAACTGGATGGGCCGCATCGGTGCCTGGCTGGCCGACGTGCTCTATTCGCTGTTCGGCGGCAGTGCGCTGTGGTGGCCGGGCATGCTGGGCTTCGCCGCCTGGTGGCTGATCCGTGCCGGCCAGGTGCGCCTGGAATGGGATGCCACGGCGCTCGCCGTGCGCAGCGGCGGCCTGATGCTGCTGCTGCTCGGCTCGACCACGCTTGGTGCGCTGCACTTCTACGATCCCGAGAGCCTGCTGCCCTACGGGGCCGGCGGCATCCTCGGCGAGGGGCTGGTCGGGGCGCTGCTGCCGCTGGTCGGTGCCGGCGGCACCGCGCTGCTGGCGCTGGTGGCGATCCTGTGCGGCGTGCCGCTGTTCAGCGGCTGGTCCTGGCTGACCATCATGGACGAGCTGGGCCGGCGTGCCACCTCGCTGTGGTCCGGCATCAGCGAGCGCTTCGCCTTCGGCCGTGACGACGCGGGCGACGGCGACGCCGAGCCCGCGCAGGACGGCACGCAGGACAGCAAGAGCGCCGACGACTCGGCCCGGGCCGAGCGTGATGACGCGGCGAGCCCGGAACGCGCGCCCTGGTGGCGCCGCTGGCTGCCGGCGCGTCGCGAGCCCGTCCCGGCGCTGGCTGCCGAGAGCGGACGCCGCGAGCCCGGCTTCGGCGACGACGGCGACACCGAGATTCCCTGGGAGGTGCCCGAGCGCACGCCTTCGGCCAAGCGCCCGGAGGCGGCCTATACCGCTCAGGAGCCGCGTCTGTCGCTGTCCCCCGAACGCGGCGAGCCGCGCGAGGCCGGCGAGCCCGTCGCTGCCATGCCGCTGCGCGCCACCGAGCCTGCGGAGCCCGAGGCGCCGGCTGCATCGGCGGAGAACGCTCGGCCGGCAGAGCCGACGCCGTCCCGTGCGGTCGAGCCCGAGCCCAAGGCCGAGGAACCGACGCCGCGTCGTGAGTCGCCCGATGCGGCGTGCTCGCCCGCCGCGCCGTCGCCCCAGGCCTTCGCACCGCGGGAGGACGCCGCTGTCGAGCCTCGGGAGCCGCGGCACGAGTCGTTCGTGTCGCGCGAGCGCGAAGAGAGCGAAGAGAACGAGGAGAAGAGCGAAGAGCCGGCACCCAAGTCCTGGGAGCCCGCGTTGTCTCCGTCCCCCGGGCCGGCACCGGAGGCCGAGCCGACGCGCGAGTCCTCACCGTCGACGGCCGAGCAGCCGTCGTCCGGGACGCCGGTCGAGGACACCCCGGCCGAGGCGGTCGCGCCGCCCTGGTCGCATGACGAGGTCGACCACTCGGCCCAGGCCGAGCGCGAGCTCGCCCCGAATCAGCCGGTCGAGCCCCAGGCGCCCGAGGCGTCCTACGAGCCTGCGGCTCCCCGTGAGACTCAGCCTGAATCGGTTGCGACGCCGTCGCCCGAGCGGCCCGAGCCGCGCCGCGTGCCGGAGGTGATCCCCGATCCGGTGCTGCCGGACGACGATGACGAGGTGCCGCTGCCGTCGTCTTCTGCGTCGGCCGCGCCCGTCTCGCGGGCGGCCGAGCCGCCGCGTCAGGAAGCGCCCGCCGCTCAGGTGGCGACCGCCGAGCAGGCGCGTCAGGCCACCGACGAGCCCGACGGCCCGACGCTGTGGACCGTGGAGCACCTGCAGAACCAGGGCGCCGAGGTGGAGGCGTTCGCCGAGCCCGAGGGCGAACTGCCGAGCCTGCGGCTGCTGACGCCGCCCCAGGATCATGAGCCCAACTACACCGACGAGCAGCTGGCCGAGATGGCCGAACTGCTGGAGGTGCGGCTGCGCGAGTACGGGGTCAAGGCCGAGGTGGTCGACACCTGGCCGGGGCCGGTGATCACGCGCTTCGAGATCAAGCCGGCGGCCGGGGTGAAGGTCTCCAAGATCAGCAACCTGGCCAAGGACCTGGCGCGCTCGCTGATGGTCAAGAGCGTGCGCGTGGTGGAGGTGATCCCGGGCCGGCCCACGGTGGGCATCGAGATCCCCAATCCCAACCGCGCCATGATCCGCCTGCGCGAGGTGATCGACTCCGACCGCTACCAGCACGAGGCCTCGGCGCTGACCATGGCGCTCGGCCAGGACATCGGCGGCGGCGCCGTGGTCGCCAACCTCGGCAAGATGCCGCACCTGCTGGTGGCCGGCACCACCGGCTCGGGCAAGTCGGTGGGGGTCAACGCGATGCTGATCTCCATGCTGCTCAAGGCCAAGCCGGAAGAGGTCCGCATGATCATGGTGGACCCGAAGATGCTGGAGCTGTCGGTCTACGACGGCATTCCACACCTGCTGGCGCCGGTGGTCACCGACATGAAGGAGGCCGCCAACGCCCTGCGCTGGTGCGTGGCCGAGATGGAGCGGCGCTACAAGCTGATGGCCGCCATGGGCGTGCGCAACATCGCCGGCTTCAACGCCAAGCTCGACGAGGCCGAGCGCGCCGGGGCCCAGGTCGCCGATCCGCTGTGGGAGCCGCAGCCCTGGGAGATGCACCAGGCGCCGCCGGTGCTCGAGAAGCTGCCCTACATCGTGGTGGTGATCGATGAGTTCGCCGACATGTTCATGATCGTCGGCAAGAAGGTCGAGGAGCTGATCGCGCGTCTGGCCCAGAAGGCCCGTGCCGCCGGCATCCACCTGATCCTCGCCACCCAGCGGCCCTCGGTGGACGTGGTGACCGGCCTGATCAAGGCCAACATCCCCACCCGCATGGCGTTCCAGGTCTCCTCCCGGGTCGACTCGCGCACCATCCTCGACCAGGGCGGCGCCGAGAACCTGCTGGGCCACGGCGACATGCTCTACCTGCCCGCCGGGTCCGGCATGCCGACCCGCGTGCACGGTGCCTTCGTCGACGACGACGAGGTGCATCGGGTGGTCGAGGACTGGAAGCGTCGCGGCGAGCCGGAGTACATCGACGAGATCCTCTCCGGCGGCGTGTCCGCCGACGCCCTGGCCGGCCTCGAAGCCGAGGGCGGCGGTGGCGGCGACGACGACGCCGAGCAGGACGCCCTCTACGACGAGGCGGTGGCCTTCGTCACCGAGAGCCGTCGGGCCTCCATCTCGGCGGTCCAGCGGCGCTTCAAGATCGGCTACAACCGGGCGGCACGCCTGGTCGAGGCGATGGAGACGGCCGGCGTGGTCTCGACCATGGGCACCAACGGCGCCCGCGAGGTGCTGGCGCCGCCGCCGGCGGGCGACTGA